Proteins encoded by one window of Arachis ipaensis cultivar K30076 chromosome B04, Araip1.1, whole genome shotgun sequence:
- the LOC110271444 gene encoding uncharacterized oxidoreductase At4g09670-like: MISCGSSLHWEDGRSATFHCSFLSYVTFDVTALGTKGCLRLHDFTLPFEENFGYGTFCEASEMDYGKIQAGRWCPKPNEHVVETEVPQEVLMVKKFAELVYNIKFCGEKPLKEWSVVNRKTQIVLNAVKESIQRNYQLVDIK, encoded by the coding sequence ATGATTTCATGCGGCTCATCCTTGCATTGGGAAGATGGAAGATCTGCAACGTTCCATTGCTCCTTCTTATCTTACGTAACCTTTGACGTCACTGCTTTGGGAACCAAAGGATGTCTCCGTCTTCACGATTTCACTCTTCCGTTTGAGGAGAATTTCGGTTATGGAACCTTCTGTGAGGCTTCGGAGATGGATTATGGGAAGATTCAAGCGGGAAGGTGGTGCCCTAAGCCTAATGAGCATGTTGTGGAGACTGAGGTTCCTCAAGAGGTTTTGATGGTTAAAAAATTTGCTGAGTTGGTTTATAATATTAAGTTTTGTGGAGAGAAGCCTCTCAAAGAATGGAGTGTTGTGAATAGAAAGACTCAAATTGTGTTGAATGCAGTGAAAGAATCTATTCAGAGAAATTATCAGCTTGTCGATATTAAATAA